Sequence from the ANME-2 cluster archaeon genome:
ATTTACACTCCCTTTGTCATATTTATTTTTGCCCTTGCTTTGTACATACGCACAGTGCTCCCATATGATGCCGTATTCAGGGGAGGCATAGTAGGATTTGCCGCCGATGATGCCGTATTCCATATGCGTCTTGTTGAGAACCTTCTTAAGAATTTTCCACATAGGATCTGGTTTGAAACATTCACATTATACCCGTATGGCCAAAGCATCCACTTCGGCCCACTCTGGACATACATGATCGCTATCACTTCATTGATTTTGGGGGCAGGTTCCCCCAGTCTGGATTTGACACGAATGGTTGGTGCATATTTCCCCGGTATATTCGGCGCATTATTGGTATTTCCAGTGTATTTCATGGGAAGGGAGGTATTTGACAGGCGTGTGGGTCTGCTGGCGGCTTTCATGATTGCTGTTATGCCTGGTCAGATATTGTCTCGTTCCATAATGGGGTTTACTGACCACCATGCAGGTGAAGTGTTTTTCAGTACGTTATATTTGATGTTTTTAATTATGGCAATTAATTCGGTCAAGGGAATGGATATATCGGTTTTTGATATTCTTGAAAAAAATTGGGCCAAAATTAAGCATCCAGCTATTATTTCCATAATATCTGGAGTAGCTTTTAGCTTATACATGTTACAGTGGTCTAATGGTGTTTTCTTCGGTGGTATTGTTGCTATTTTCATTGTCCTGCAGTTTATAATATATCATATGAAGAACCAATCTAGCGAAGGATTATCTTTTGTTAGTTTTATCTCTTTTTTGTCTGCCTTTCCTTTAATTTTGTTTTTCGTTGACCCGATGAATTCATTCTCAGCCCACCGTTACTCCTACCTCCACATCCTTATCACCCTGGGCAGCGCCATATTCTTCCTGATTCTGGGCCTACTATCCATAAAAATGCGGGAAAAGAACATTGAGAGAATCTACTACCCCCTCACCATTGTTGGCATATACGCCACCGGTCTGGTCATAGCCAAGCTCTTCATTCCCAGCGTATTCTCAAGTTTTGCCACATTCTTCACCATCTTCCAGCCCCGCGAGGGCGGCGGCCTCACCATCGCCGAAGCCTCCCCCCCGCGCCCTGAAATGATATTCGGATATGCTGGTTACCCCAACAATTTCGGCAACTACCCCGGCATCTTTGATTTCGTATCAACCTATTATATCGCCCTGCTTGCTATGGTTGTCATCGGGGCCATACTCATCTTCCGCAAGTGGGAACCTGAAAAAGCCATGTTCCTTATATGGTGTTTCATAATGTTTGCCCTCACAACCGGCCAGAACCGCTGGTTCTACTACTATTCAGTCAATGTGGCCATACTATCATCCTTCATAGGCATAGGACTTCTCGACATTGCAGGCTTCAAAGACCTATCTCTAAAATTAAAAACCCGGGTCTCGACCCCCAGCGACCTGCAGGAATTCATAACATCAGACCTGTCCCGTCATCTGCTATCCGCTCTCATTGTCGCAGTCGTGATCATGCTGGTATTCCTGCCCAACTTCAACGTAGCATCCCGTTCCACAGCCGGCGGAGCAACCAGTTCAGACTACTACCAGTGGTACGAATCCATGAACTGGATGCGCTACAACACCCCGGACCCCGGCCTTGACTTCGATGCTGTATATGACCGTCCACCAGCAGGTGAGACGTTCCCGTATCCGGACACCGCCTACGGAGTCATGTCCTGGTGGGACTACGGCCATGTCATCACCTACTTCGGTCACCGCATACCCAACGCCAACCCTTTCCAGGCAGGTATTGGCGGCGGCCCCTCCCACGCCCCGGGTGCATCTACATTCTTTACTGCCCAGTCAGAGGAAGATGCCGATGAAGTATTATGGAACCTTGGTATCAATGACAAACCGGGTTCACGCTACATTGTGAGTAACGCATACATGGCCTATGCCATTAATGATGTCATGGGTATATGGGACGGGAAGGACTGGAGCGATTTCAGGACGTATGCCGTGATTTCAGGTCAGCAACAACTCGTTTACAAACAATACTGGTACACCAGCATGGAAGGTCGTCTGCATATCTTTGACGGTGACGGACTGAAACATTACCGTCTCGTGCATGAATCACTGGCCAATCCTTATGCCAGCGGTGGCAATATGGAACAGAGCTGCAAGGCACAATATAATATGCTCTATAGTGGAAATCTTAAAATCGAGAACACCGGTTTTGTCAAGATATTCGAATTTGTTGAGGGAGCTACCATTACTGGTAGTGCACCTGATAATGCTATTGTAACTTTATCGAATGATATTATGACCAATCAGGGACGTTTATTCACCTATACCCAGACAACCACAGTTCAAAACGGTACATTCAGCTTTGAAGTACCTTATTCCACACTTGGCCCCGTTTCAGGCCAGACTAATTTCGACACCAGACCTATCGGCCCCTATACGCTCACGGTGGATACCATATCGAAGACAGTGGACGTGGCTGAACAGGATGTATTGAACGGGGGAACGCTCACGGTTAATATGATGGAATGACAGGTCAGATGATATAATGGAGTGAACAACTATGAAACACACAATATTACTCATATTGATATTGGTAAGTATATTCACTACCATCGGGTGCACTTACACGAACATCCCCGAACCCACAGAAACAGCCACTGAAACGCCTACCGCAACACCTACAACTTCACCAACAGCCACTCCAGTATCCACTCCAAGAAATGGCCTTACAGAAGTGACCATGGAAGGTAATGCATTCGTCCCTGAAACGATTACCATTCCAATGAAAGGTGTGGTGAAATGGACCAATATGGACTCCACGCCGCATAAAATAACGATCATAGGCATGGTCACAGACGATCTGGGTGAAGGTGATTCATTCATATGGACCTTTAATCAAATAGGAATATATGAATATTCATACAAATATCATCCAAATATGAAAGGTACCGTTATCGTTCAATGAATAGTCTTCATTAATGTTGAGTGAAAACATCTCCTGCAGTATGATGGTATGAAAAAAACCATTTCACACCTGGACATTGAATCTGCCTGGAAGATTTTGCTTATCTGGTTCGGCCTGGTTATCCTGGCTTTAAGCCTAGCCGGAGAATGGAGAGTAGTGGCCTTTGGTGTAACCTCGGCCTCATATTCGGTGGGCTAGCGTATCGTTTTCGCCATCTTGTTGTCCCGTATTTTGAGCGGATAGGATTATATAATTATAAAGGATTCCTGCTGTTATCCATTATTGTAACCGTTACCGAGGAGACATATTGCTACCTGCTGGGAAATAAAATTGCATACCCTGTTCTCTGGATAGACCTTGTACTGGTCACTGGCCTGTGGACAGTGTGGTTCGGTACCTGGTATTTGTATCTGTCAAAGAAATATGCTTCTACTGAAAAAGAAGCATTGATGACCGCTGCTTCTACAGGTGTATTGTAAGAATACATCGGAACCGGTTATTTCCTGCAAAATCCTCTCGGCGTTGTGCTGGCATTTCCCCTGGGAGTTGTTGTTTATGCGGCCATTTTTATCCTTCCCATGCAATTGATACAATTCACTGGTACCAATAATTCAAGAGTGAAATATCCAGCAGGTATTATCCTGCCTTTCATTTTGACGATTCCTGCAGCTGTTCTTATATATGTGCTGTTTTTAACCGCAGGTTATCCCCTTGAGTGATGATTCGTGGTTATTAATACAAGCCCGAATTCTTATCTCATGTGAACACAATTTCATTCATCTATGTGGCTGGACGCACTGTACTATGCTATTGAATACCTCCTCAGAATCATTCCCCCCACTGTGCTGGGTATCTTTATCATGGAATGGCTTGTGGAGATGGGACTCGTGGCCAGGCTGGGATTTGTTACTGCACCGTTTATGCGGTTCGCCCACTTAAGGGAAGACATCGGTGTGAGTTTCCTGGCATCTTTTGGTTCGCCCACAGCAGGCAATTCCATGGTGGCGCAGATGTACAATAAGGGGATAATTGACAGGCGTGAGACCATTTTAGCATCGCTCATCAATTCGTTCCCGTCCACCATTGTAATATTGCGTAACATGCTGCCCGTTATTGTAATCCTGCTGGGCACAACCGGTCTGATATACCTGGGTGTGGTGGTGTTCGTGGGATTGTTGAGGACAGTATTAACGCTGGTAGTGGGTCGGTTTTTGCTTGAACCAAAGGAAGCATGTAACGTTGATTGCTATCCTCAGAAGGGAAGTGGGGTCCGGGCTGGGTTCAGGAATGCTGCAAGGGCATCAGCCAGGCCGTTAAAACGGATAATAATCACTATGACCGTTGTGTCGATTGTGGTGTTCCAGCTTATTGATATGGGATTCTTTGATACCGTTTCAGTATACCTGAACAGTTCATTCATTACCAGATATGTCCCGGTCGACGGATTGCCAATAATAGCAGGATGGTTTGCCAGTAATATTGCAGCGTATACTATTGCAGGTAACTTATTGACAACGGGTATGTTGTCTTCAAAAGATATTGTTATTACACTTCTTATAGGAAGGATGTTATCAAGTATTGTCAGGATGAGGTCTTCGCTGCCGTTTTACGTGGGAATTTTTAAGTCAGATCTGGGCGTGCCGATTATGCTCATATCGTTGATCATGCAGGATGGTATTATGCTTGTGATCACCGTTGTTCTGGTTCTGTTTTGGTAGGATAAAAGAGAAGTAATACCATATCATTAACCTCCTCTTTAATGTAAGTCCTTATCATTGCTTCAGGGTTATACCTCAAGACAGGGATAACACTACGTGTATCCATTTCGTGTTTTCGGAATTTAATTCAAGAACTACCGTTGAAATACTCTGATATTTCGGTGAGACCTATTTCACATTACCTGCGTGCAGTCCGCATTCTTTCTTGGTGGCTTCTTCCCACCACCACCTGCCATCCCGCTCATGCTGGCCTGGAAGGACCTGTCTGGTACAGGGTTCGCATCCGATACTGGTAAATCCCTGTTCATGCAGTTCATTATAGGGGACATCGTTGGCCCTGATATAGTCCCATACCTGTTTTGAGGTCCAGTTTGCAATGGGGTTGAACTTGACAAGTTGGTGGTCAGCACTGCCGAATGTCGGGTCGTCCTGTATCACGGGTACGTGGGTCCTGGTATTCGGGCTCTGGTCCTTGCGCTGTCCGGTAATCCAGGAATCCAGTTGAGAAAGTGCCCGCCTCAGGGGGTCCACTTTGCGCGCCTGGCAGCATTCCTGGTGGCCGTCGCGGTAGAATGAGAACAGTCCTTTTTCCTTGACCAGTTTTTCGGTTCTGTCCCTGTTGGCAAAGAATATCTCGATATTGATGCCGTAATGTTCACGCACTTTCTCGATGAACCTGTACGTTTGCGGGTGGAGCCGCCCGGTATCCAGGCTGAACACCCTCACATTATCACTGAGTTTTGCTGCCATGTCAACCAGTACCACATCCTCTGCACCGCTAAATGAGATAGCTGCATTATTTCCAAAGGTATCCAGTGCTAATTTCAGGATGTCCTGGGGTGAGCGGTGCTCGTATTCGGCTGCAAGTCTTTCAATTTCTGCTGTTTCCATTGTCATTTATTCACCTTTTTTGAATGAGCATCCTGTAATGGGTGTCACATTTTTCCAGTTTGATTATGCGGTTCCCGTCTTCCTTTACACTGCGAGAGACGTTCCTGACAGGTTCCCCCGCTTCAAGGGTGACTTCCAGTATCTCTCCCGGCAGCATGTCCTTCAGTTCGAACTTTGTCCGTACCATGTTCATAGGACAGACCTCGCCGCAGGTATCTATTGACCTTGAGGGGACCATATCCGGATTCATAGTACAGCCTTCCTGAATGGTTCAATGCCCACACGAGTTACTGTATCGCCAATGCGTTCGCCTTTTTGGGCATTGTCTTTAAAGAACCGGATGGTCTTATCAAGTATCTCAAAGAGCTGCACTTCATCCACCAGTTCAACGAATGCGGTGCCCAGTTGAGGGAACCGTCCTATTTTGCCGCCAATGAGCAGAGTATACCCTGTCTTTTCGATAATCCATGCGTCGGTGGGACAGGATGAGATACAATCACCGCAGAGGTCGCATTTCTCGCGGTCGAATGTTACGACACCGTCCTCGACAATGATGGCATCCTTGCGGCATATCTCCTGGCACAGGCCGCAGCCAATGCATTCCTCTTCGAGCCATTTAGGCTCCACACCGCCGATGGCCCCGAAATCGTTCTCCTGGGGTTTGGCGCAGGAAGCCGGGCATCCTGTGATGCTTATCTTGAACTTATGGGGAACTCCGGCAGCAAAATATTTCTCATCGATCTTCTGTGCCAGGTCCTGCGGGTTGACCAGGCCCCGCGGGCAAACGGTATTGCCCTGGCAGGCCATGATACCCCGTATGCGGGGTCCGCAGGTACCTTTGCGCAGGTTGGCATCTGCCATGTCTTTCCTGACTGATTCCACATCATCTGCGTGTATGAACGGGATCTCAATACCCTGCCTGGTGGTCAGGTGTATATGCCCGTCCCCGTATTTTTCTGCTGCATCTGCCAGCGCCCTGAGCTGGTCGGCTTCGATACGGCCGCCCACTACCCTCAGGCGGAAGGCGAACTGGTTTGGCTGGCGCTGCCGCATGAAACCGCCTGATTTAAGAGATTCATAATCTATAGTTCGTTGTGTCATTGTAATCTGCTACTTTTCCTTTGTTGTAGTTAAATATACATGCTTGATGTGGCAAATGTTGCTCCATTATTACAAATGGGTAAATATGGCCGTATTCTCTATTCCTTTATAATAAATGCATAATCTACAGACAGGAAAATATGTATGATAATTGTTTCCAATTGTTATATAAATATTGAAATGGAGTAAAGAACTACAAATGTCTTTGATACTATTATTGGCTGCCTATGCTGCTGCTGTTTTCATGGGATTGAACATTGGCGGGAACAATGCCGCAGCATCTATGGGTGCTGCCTACGGGGCTAAGGCACGGACCAGGCAACAGGCAGTGATACTCATTGCGATATTTGCTTTCCTGGGTGCGGTATTGAGCGGAGGCGAGGTCATCAAGACCCTGGGTAACGGTATTGTACCCAGCGGGAACATTACGGTTGTCTATGCTATCGTTGCCATTTCGGCTGCAGGTATCAGCATGTTCATAGCGAATATGCTTAAAGTCCCCATTTCCACCAGCCAGGCTGCCGTAGGCGCGGTTGCAGGTTTGGGTATTTACGTGGGGATGCTGGATATGAATGTCCTGACGAGGATAGTATCCTGGTGGGTTGTCACTCCCCTCGTGGCTTTTTTCCTGGCTTTTATCATGGGAAAATATTTTCACCCGGTTATTCTTTTATGGATCGTTGACCATAAATCAGAAGCTACAATACGAAAAATCATCGGGTTACTGCTTACTATTTCCGGATGCTACGTGGCATATTCGGCAGGCGCCAACAATGCCGCAAATGCTGTGGGCCCTCTGGTCGGCGCAGGGTTCATGGATTCTGGCACCGGAGCTGTCATAGGCGGTCTGACCATCGGTGTAGGAGCGATATTGCTCGGGTCGAGGGTCCTTGAAACGGTGGGAAATGGGATTACTGAACTCTGCGCGATAAGGGCGGTATTTGTTGAGTTCGTTGCAGCTGTCTTAGTCCATGCAGCCTCTATTATGGGAATCCCTGTTTCACTGGGTGAGATTGTCACGGCGGCAATAATCGGGATAGGGTGTGCCAATGAAGGACTGCTGACAGCAAGGAATGAAACAGTACAGAAGATAGTCACTATGTGGTTTGTGTCTCCACTGGCAGCCGGGGTGATTACGTATGGAGCATTGGTGGTAATTGGGTAAGCATGTCTGATGCTGATGTGGTGGTTTTTTGGAGGGAAATATGGTAACTGCTTTACCATTGAACCTGCCTTGTAACGGTTTGCTAAATTGTGGATTATTGAATGGTTTATGAACCGCCCTCTATAATGTCCCTTAAACCTCCTCAATATCGTTCGAAGTTTCAGGATCACTCATAATCTCGAAAGTGTCTCTTGCTGGTACAATCTCATCATCCAGTTTTTCAAGCGTCCCTAATAATAAATCCTAATAAATGCACTTTCAATAAATACGTTTATGCAATAACGGTATCAGGAAGTGTTAAATATTATCAAATTAACAACATAAGTCACGATTCGTAAATTTTAGGCAAAAACCTGGATCAATATTCATTTACAAATATCGACAAAATAAAGGAGTCCTGAAAAATAAATTATTCGAAATTACACTAGTATTTTGAGATGGTAAATGCTATAATCGGTTTTGTTATTTTACTAATGTTATCATATATATTATGGTTCATGGTGACGAAAAAGGATATTGTAAAAAGCATATTGTTCCTGAAAGGAGACAAATTTAAAACTCCTACCATAATAATCTCAATTGGAATCCTATTGTTTGTTATAAGGGAATCCTATAAAGCGATTTATCTATTCGGTTTTACTATTTCTGAATTGTTCGTGGAATTATTGGAATTAGGAACAATACTATTCATTTTTATTGGTATCTTTATGGTTTTCAGTCTCTTTTTTAAGAGGAAAATCAAATGATTATCCGAATAAAGACAATTTTCAACTCATTTTTGTATACAGTTTTACTTTAAAAGGTAACAGTTCATCCAATGATATCAAAACCATTGTTCTTTTTATGTTCGGTATGTTGTACTTCCTGAGAATTGCCAAAATAAAAACACATGGTGAT
This genomic interval carries:
- a CDS encoding cupredoxin domain-containing protein; the protein is MKHTILLILILVSIFTTIGCTYTNIPEPTETATETPTATPTTSPTATPVSTPRNGLTEVTMEGNAFVPETITIPMKGVVKWTNMDSTPHKITIIGMVTDDLGEGDSFIWTFNQIGIYEYSYKYHPNMKGTVIVQ
- a CDS encoding phosphoadenylyl-sulfate reductase; translated protein: MTMETAEIERLAAEYEHRSPQDILKLALDTFGNNAAISFSGAEDVVLVDMAAKLSDNVRVFSLDTGRLHPQTYRFIEKVREHYGINIEIFFANRDRTEKLVKEKGLFSFYRDGHQECCQARKVDPLRRALSQLDSWITGQRKDQSPNTRTHVPVIQDDPTFGSADHQLVKFNPIANWTSKQVWDYIRANDVPYNELHEQGFTSIGCEPCTRQVLPGQHERDGRWWWEEATKKECGLHAGNVK
- a CDS encoding oligosaccharyl transferase, archaeosortase A system-associated → MTEKSDDMPDPKPEKAPIISSLKNMFSIYTPFVIFIFALALYIRTVLPYDAVFRGGIVGFAADDAVFHMRLVENLLKNFPHRIWFETFTLYPYGQSIHFGPLWTYMIAITSLILGAGSPSLDLTRMVGAYFPGIFGALLVFPVYFMGREVFDRRVGLLAAFMIAVMPGQILSRSIMGFTDHHAGEVFFSTLYLMFLIMAINSVKGMDISVFDILEKNWAKIKHPAIISIISGVAFSLYMLQWSNGVFFGGIVAIFIVLQFIIYHMKNQSSEGLSFVSFISFLSAFPLILFFVDPMNSFSAHRYSYLHILITLGSAIFFLILGLLSIKMREKNIERIYYPLTIVGIYATGLVIAKLFIPSVFSSFATFFTIFQPREGGGLTIAEASPPRPEMIFGYAGYPNNFGNYPGIFDFVSTYYIALLAMVVIGAILIFRKWEPEKAMFLIWCFIMFALTTGQNRWFYYYSVNVAILSSFIGIGLLDIAGFKDLSLKLKTRVSTPSDLQEFITSDLSRHLLSALIVAVVIMLVFLPNFNVASRSTAGGATSSDYYQWYESMNWMRYNTPDPGLDFDAVYDRPPAGETFPYPDTAYGVMSWWDYGHVITYFGHRIPNANPFQAGIGGGPSHAPGASTFFTAQSEEDADEVLWNLGINDKPGSRYIVSNAYMAYAINDVMGIWDGKDWSDFRTYAVISGQQQLVYKQYWYTSMEGRLHIFDGDGLKHYRLVHESLANPYASGGNMEQSCKAQYNMLYSGNLKIENTGFVKIFEFVEGATITGSAPDNAIVTLSNDIMTNQGRLFTYTQTTTVQNGTFSFEVPYSTLGPVSGQTNFDTRPIGPYTLTVDTISKTVDVAEQDVLNGGTLTVNMME
- a CDS encoding 4Fe-4S binding protein, encoding MTQRTIDYESLKSGGFMRQRQPNQFAFRLRVVGGRIEADQLRALADAAEKYGDGHIHLTTRQGIEIPFIHADDVESVRKDMADANLRKGTCGPRIRGIMACQGNTVCPRGLVNPQDLAQKIDEKYFAAGVPHKFKISITGCPASCAKPQENDFGAIGGVEPKWLEEECIGCGLCQEICRKDAIIVEDGVVTFDREKCDLCGDCISSCPTDAWIIEKTGYTLLIGGKIGRFPQLGTAFVELVDEVQLFEILDKTIRFFKDNAQKGERIGDTVTRVGIEPFRKAVL
- a CDS encoding sulfurtransferase TusA family protein yields the protein MNPDMVPSRSIDTCGEVCPMNMVRTKFELKDMLPGEILEVTLEAGEPVRNVSRSVKEDGNRIIKLEKCDTHYRMLIQKR
- a CDS encoding nucleoside recognition protein, which gives rise to MWLDALYYAIEYLLRIIPPTVLGIFIMEWLVEMGLVARLGFVTAPFMRFAHLREDIGVSFLASFGSPTAGNSMVAQMYNKGIIDRRETILASLINSFPSTIVILRNMLPVIVILLGTTGLIYLGVVVFVGLLRTVLTLVVGRFLLEPKEACNVDCYPQKGSGVRAGFRNAARASARPLKRIIITMTVVSIVVFQLIDMGFFDTVSVYLNSSFITRYVPVDGLPIIAGWFASNIAAYTIAGNLLTTGMLSSKDIVITLLIGRMLSSIVRMRSSLPFYVGIFKSDLGVPIMLISLIMQDGIMLVITVVLVLFW
- a CDS encoding inorganic phosphate transporter family protein; amino-acid sequence: MSLILLLAAYAAAVFMGLNIGGNNAAASMGAAYGAKARTRQQAVILIAIFAFLGAVLSGGEVIKTLGNGIVPSGNITVVYAIVAISAAGISMFIANMLKVPISTSQAAVGAVAGLGIYVGMLDMNVLTRIVSWWVVTPLVAFFLAFIMGKYFHPVILLWIVDHKSEATIRKIIGLLLTISGCYVAYSAGANNAANAVGPLVGAGFMDSGTGAVIGGLTIGVGAILLGSRVLETVGNGITELCAIRAVFVEFVAAVLVHAASIMGIPVSLGEIVTAAIIGIGCANEGLLTARNETVQKIVTMWFVSPLAAGVITYGALVVIG